One genomic region from Sphingobacterium sp. UGAL515B_05 encodes:
- a CDS encoding DUF3408 domain-containing protein, with amino-acid sequence MAIKKDRKEFEKPIIDEEYLMNIMSGDEPLPATNSEKGMDKNTDSLAKVEKSRTRAGKKMDYEELFLVNRFPSGRSGKVVYIRSEYHERLLRIVQLTREDKVTLYSYIDNILENHFREYGDEITEYFNKKFKPIL; translated from the coding sequence ATGGCAATAAAGAAAGATCGTAAAGAGTTTGAGAAACCCATCATAGATGAGGAGTACTTGATGAACATCATGTCTGGTGATGAACCTTTGCCTGCGACAAATTCGGAGAAGGGTATGGACAAAAATACAGATTCACTGGCTAAAGTTGAGAAATCCAGAACAAGAGCTGGCAAAAAGATGGATTACGAAGAGTTATTTCTTGTAAACCGCTTTCCCAGTGGCAGAAGTGGCAAGGTTGTCTATATCCGATCAGAATATCATGAGCGGCTATTGCGAATAGTGCAGTTGACCAGGGAGGATAAAGTAACGCTGTATTCATATATAGACAATATATTGGAAAATCACTTCCGAGAATATGGAGATGAGATTACTGAGTATTTCAATAAAAAATTTAAACCCATTTTATAA
- a CDS encoding DNA adenine methylase yields MAKSKMVTPLTYYGGKQQLARIIIPLIPPHYTYVEPFVGGGAIFWSKPKSEVEVINDCNRELINFYEIVQNQFVELEKMIRITLHSRSLHSDALVIYNNPHLFDRLQRAWAVWVLCNQSFSAKIGDSWGYDVRDQTSSKRMSNKRTSFSEQYAIRLQNVQIENTDAIRIINSRDHEKAFHYCDPPYFNSDCGHYDGYSKDDFESLLLCLSHTKGKFLLSSYPSEILNKFSRDFDWHTVQMQKEVLVDKHSGKVPKKKIEVLTANYDLAIVQGTLNFKS; encoded by the coding sequence ATGGCAAAAAGTAAGATGGTAACGCCACTGACATACTATGGCGGAAAGCAGCAGCTGGCAAGGATCATTATTCCTCTAATTCCACCACATTATACTTATGTGGAACCATTTGTTGGTGGCGGCGCAATATTCTGGTCTAAACCGAAATCTGAGGTTGAGGTGATCAACGATTGCAACCGTGAGCTGATCAACTTCTATGAGATTGTCCAAAATCAGTTTGTAGAGCTGGAAAAAATGATCCGGATTACACTTCACAGCAGATCGCTTCATAGCGATGCGCTGGTGATCTATAACAATCCTCATCTCTTTGATAGGTTACAACGTGCCTGGGCAGTATGGGTGTTATGTAATCAGTCTTTTAGTGCAAAGATTGGTGATTCGTGGGGATACGATGTTCGTGATCAGACCTCTTCCAAAAGAATGAGCAACAAACGTACTTCATTTTCCGAGCAATATGCCATACGTCTACAGAATGTCCAGATCGAAAACACGGATGCCATTAGAATTATCAATTCGCGAGATCACGAAAAGGCCTTTCACTATTGTGATCCGCCTTATTTTAATAGCGACTGCGGTCATTACGATGGGTACAGTAAAGATGATTTTGAATCTCTGCTTTTGTGTCTATCACATACAAAGGGAAAATTTCTTTTGAGCAGTTATCCAAGTGAGATCCTTAACAAATTCAGCCGGGATTTTGACTGGCACACTGTACAAATGCAGAAAGAGGTGCTGGTAGATAAACATTCGGGAAAAGTGCCAAAGAAAAAGATTGAAGTACTTACCGCCAACTATGACCTAGCGATAGTGCAGGGAACCCTAAATTTTAAATCTTAA
- a CDS encoding DUF3408 domain-containing protein: protein MKKKKNQVEVTVKVHQQVAYENVKYESLFLSDSFMDKRGDKSIYVSGENHTRLLRIANVIGEDKIPLYALLDNILRHHFALFAEILVKEFNDKSKPLF from the coding sequence ATGAAAAAGAAAAAAAATCAAGTTGAAGTTACCGTAAAGGTCCATCAGCAGGTAGCGTATGAAAATGTGAAATATGAATCACTATTCCTATCAGATAGCTTCATGGATAAGCGTGGAGATAAGAGCATCTATGTTAGCGGTGAGAATCACACCAGATTATTGAGAATTGCGAATGTAATAGGTGAGGATAAAATACCTTTATATGCGTTGCTTGATAACATATTGAGGCATCATTTCGCGCTATTTGCGGAAATCCTGGTGAAGGAATTCAACGACAAATCAAAACCCCTTTTCTAA
- a CDS encoding DUF4133 domain-containing protein yields the protein MKTFNINKGIGCTVEFKGLKAQYLFGFAGGLLFVLILVMVLYMANVNMYLCLSVGFLSASLIVWKTFSLNNRYGEYGLMKLSAKRKHPQYIITRKPVQSYLNSPTAKGENNQNFNAKS from the coding sequence ATGAAAACCTTTAACATCAATAAGGGAATCGGCTGTACAGTTGAATTTAAGGGGTTGAAAGCGCAATATCTGTTTGGATTTGCTGGAGGATTATTATTTGTGCTGATCCTCGTAATGGTGCTGTACATGGCCAACGTAAATATGTATCTCTGCCTTTCGGTGGGATTCCTATCTGCATCGTTGATCGTTTGGAAAACTTTCAGCCTGAACAACAGGTATGGTGAATATGGCCTGATGAAGCTAAGTGCGAAAAGAAAGCACCCGCAGTATATCATCACTCGTAAACCTGTCCAGTCTTACCTAAATTCTCCAACAGCTAAAGGTGAGAATAATCAAAATTTTAACGCTAAATCTTAA
- a CDS encoding DUF4134 domain-containing protein has translation MKKSKQKILLGLLLISLASNEVFAQGNGAAGIQEATQMVTSYFDPATKLIYAIGAVVGLIGGVKVYNKFSSGDPDTSKTAASWFGACIFLIVAATILRSFFL, from the coding sequence ATGAAAAAATCAAAACAAAAAATTTTGCTTGGGTTGCTGTTGATTTCACTTGCCAGCAATGAGGTATTTGCACAGGGAAATGGTGCTGCCGGCATTCAAGAGGCGACACAGATGGTCACAAGTTACTTTGATCCCGCAACAAAGCTGATCTATGCGATCGGTGCTGTGGTCGGGCTCATCGGTGGAGTGAAGGTGTACAACAAATTCAGTTCGGGGGATCCTGATACCTCAAAGACAGCGGCCAGCTGGTTCGGCGCGTGTATATTCCTGATTGTCGCAGCGACGATCTTACGGTCATTTTTTCTTTAG